From a single Alloactinosynnema sp. L-07 genomic region:
- a CDS encoding type IV secretory system conjugative DNA transfer family protein has protein sequence MEDYLRDPGGALLTLLARLRDFALDWGPIAAPVLAVLAIGIVLGRRWWARRCHELLLADARQVTVLAPPQVDPAGGAALWSNLVGLLRPGWRRAFTGQPHVACEYVFSEAGVAIRLWVPGVIPPGLVERAVEAAWPGAHTRVGPAEPPLPTPGEGQRRLVVGGELRLARPEALPVRSDFDADPIRALIGAPVGLGREEYACVQVLARPVTGRRVQRARRAARRVHTGGSTRLVGHLLDAITPGTGSRSRRSAAARTTTGALHSDPQTSLEYAAQNRAIVGKQRGSQFETVIRYAVATLLPTDTDEGEVRRAREVARGRAHALAASFASYTEHNHYTRHRVRHPGRVIDSRRLGRGDLLSVPELAAIAHLPTDETIPGIQRAGARAIAPPPGIATPGPEAKPIGVTDTGHQRPVALRVPDARHHLHVIGATGSGKSTLLGNMILADAEAGRGIVLIDPKGDLVTDVLSRLPRSAADRVVIFDADSKSRPPCLNPLDGGETDLTVDNLVSVFRRVYSAFWGPRTDDVMRAACLTLRAQEGVATLADLPKLLADEAFRSRVTAGITDPVLRGFWAWYEELTDSSRSQVISPLMNKLRAFLLRPFVRDAIAGGHSTVDMSQVLNGGICLVRIPKGSLGEETTRLVGSLVVARTWQATTGRARIPQRQRRDASMVIDECHNFLNLPYPIEDMLAEARGFRVAMTLAHQHLGQLPRELREGMSTNARSKIFFNASPEDSRELSRHTAPRLSDHDLAHLGVYHAAVRLVLNGEEAQPFTMLTQPLPPAVPGRAREIRSVARRAARTRATEAATGGPATTGTRPPRGSSGPALPVNRNEPVARPRSADPRRNG, from the coding sequence ATGGAGGACTACCTGCGCGACCCTGGTGGCGCGCTGCTCACGCTGCTGGCCCGGCTGCGGGACTTCGCCCTGGATTGGGGCCCGATCGCGGCGCCGGTCCTCGCGGTGCTCGCCATCGGGATCGTGCTCGGCCGGCGGTGGTGGGCCCGCCGCTGCCACGAGCTGCTGCTGGCCGACGCCCGCCAGGTCACCGTGCTCGCCCCACCCCAGGTGGATCCCGCGGGCGGGGCTGCGCTGTGGTCCAACCTCGTCGGCCTGCTGCGCCCTGGGTGGCGCCGCGCGTTCACCGGCCAGCCCCACGTGGCGTGCGAGTACGTGTTCTCTGAGGCCGGGGTCGCGATCCGGCTGTGGGTGCCCGGTGTCATCCCGCCCGGCCTGGTCGAACGCGCCGTGGAGGCGGCCTGGCCCGGCGCGCACACCCGCGTCGGCCCGGCCGAGCCGCCCCTGCCCACACCGGGCGAGGGGCAGCGGCGGTTAGTGGTCGGCGGCGAGCTGCGGCTGGCCCGCCCTGAGGCGCTGCCGGTCCGCAGCGATTTCGACGCCGACCCGATCCGCGCGCTGATCGGCGCGCCGGTCGGGCTCGGACGTGAGGAGTACGCCTGCGTACAGGTGCTGGCCCGCCCGGTCACCGGCCGCCGCGTCCAACGGGCCCGCCGCGCCGCCCGACGAGTCCACACCGGCGGCTCCACCCGCCTGGTCGGCCACCTGCTCGACGCGATCACCCCCGGCACGGGCAGCCGCTCACGACGCTCCGCCGCGGCGCGGACGACGACCGGGGCCTTGCACAGCGACCCTCAGACCTCGCTGGAATACGCGGCACAGAACCGCGCGATCGTCGGCAAACAACGCGGCAGCCAGTTCGAGACGGTCATCCGCTACGCCGTGGCGACCCTGCTGCCCACCGACACCGACGAGGGCGAGGTCCGCCGGGCGCGGGAAGTCGCCCGCGGACGGGCCCACGCCCTGGCGGCGTCGTTCGCCTCCTACACCGAGCACAACCACTACACCCGACACCGCGTCCGCCACCCCGGCCGCGTCATCGACTCCCGTCGCCTGGGGCGCGGAGACCTGCTGTCGGTGCCCGAATTGGCCGCGATCGCGCACCTGCCCACCGACGAGACTATCCCCGGCATCCAACGCGCCGGAGCCCGCGCCATCGCACCCCCACCGGGCATCGCCACACCGGGGCCGGAGGCCAAGCCGATCGGGGTCACCGACACCGGCCACCAGCGCCCCGTCGCCCTGCGCGTACCCGACGCCCGCCACCACCTGCACGTCATCGGAGCGACCGGCTCCGGCAAGAGCACGCTGCTCGGCAACATGATCCTCGCCGACGCCGAGGCCGGCCGAGGGATCGTGCTCATCGACCCCAAGGGCGACCTCGTCACCGACGTCCTGTCCCGCCTGCCACGCTCGGCTGCCGATCGAGTCGTGATCTTCGACGCCGACAGCAAGTCCCGCCCACCGTGCCTCAACCCCCTGGACGGCGGCGAGACCGACCTGACCGTGGACAACCTCGTCAGCGTCTTCCGCCGGGTGTACTCGGCGTTCTGGGGACCGCGTACCGACGACGTGATGCGCGCCGCCTGCCTCACCCTGCGCGCCCAGGAAGGCGTCGCCACCCTGGCCGACCTGCCCAAGCTGCTGGCCGACGAGGCGTTCCGCAGCCGGGTCACCGCCGGAATCACCGACCCCGTGCTGCGCGGATTCTGGGCCTGGTACGAGGAACTCACCGACTCCTCCCGCTCCCAGGTCATCAGCCCGCTGATGAACAAACTGCGCGCTTTCCTGTTGCGGCCGTTCGTCCGCGACGCGATCGCGGGCGGTCACTCCACAGTGGACATGAGCCAGGTCCTCAACGGCGGCATCTGTCTGGTGCGTATCCCAAAGGGCTCGCTGGGCGAGGAGACCACGCGGCTGGTCGGGTCGCTGGTGGTCGCCCGCACGTGGCAGGCCACCACGGGCCGGGCCCGCATCCCGCAACGCCAACGCCGGGACGCCTCGATGGTGATCGACGAGTGTCACAACTTCCTCAACCTGCCCTACCCGATCGAGGACATGCTCGCCGAGGCTCGTGGTTTCCGGGTCGCGATGACCCTGGCCCACCAGCACCTCGGCCAACTCCCGCGTGAACTGCGGGAGGGCATGTCGACCAACGCTCGTTCGAAGATCTTCTTCAACGCGAGCCCGGAGGACTCGCGCGAGTTGTCCCGGCATACCGCGCCGCGGTTGTCCGATCACGACCTCGCCCATCTAGGCGTTTATCACGCCGCTGTGCGCTTGGTGCTCAACGGCGAGGAAGCCCAGCCGTTCACGATGCTCACCCAGCCCCTCCCGCCCGCCGTCCCCGGCCGGGCGCGGGAGATCCGCAGCGTGGCGCGCCGCGCGGCACGGACTCGCGCGACCGAGGCCGCCACCGGCGGGCCCGCAACCACCGGCACCCGGCCCCCTCGCGGCTCGTCGGGCCCGGCCCTACCCGTGAACCGGAACGAGCCCGTCGCGCGCCCGCGTAGCGCCGA